Proteins from a single region of Malassezia restricta chromosome IV, complete sequence:
- a CDS encoding mitochondrial-processing peptidase subunit alpha: MLRLGARSWQRKTAQLLSWRSYASEASNEALQVTTLPNKVRVATEATPGHFSAVGVYVDAGSRYERPWIPGENGVSHLLDRMAFKSTRTRSASDMEQLIQAVGGNVMCSSSRDTIMYQSSVFNQDIGKVLDVFSDTIRHPILDATELGMQREAAAWEVSEIWSKPEMILPEIVHSVAYHENTLGHSLLCPIESLDVMTTDNLRAFMQAWYRPERIVVAGAGMPHSELVALATEFFGDMHVPPQDPMLELLGKERARYTGGELVLPDPSSEFTHVYVAYEGLSIHDDDIYALATLQMLLGGGGSFSAGGPGKGMYSRLYTNVLNQFYAVDHCASFHHCYADSGLFGISASVHPSFNATVPYVIARELELCTSGAYHGSITNAELSRAKNQLKSSLMMALESRLVEVEDLGRQVLVHGKKIHVRDMCAAIDRVDLATLHRVAKRVLMSGKPSTVVVQGAELEGVGDIRSLLSSRGM, translated from the coding sequence ATGCTGCGGCTAGGAGCACGATCGTGGCAGCGTAAGACAGCACAGCTTTTATCGTGGCGCTCTTATGCGTCAGAAGCGTCGAatgaggcgctgcaggtAACGACGCTGCCGAACAAGGTCCGTGTAGCGACTGAAGCGACACCTGGCCACTTTAGTGCGGTGGGCGTGTATGTCGACGCTGGCTCGCGATACGAGCGGCCGTGGATTCCGGGTGAGAATGGTGTGAGTCATTTGCTTGATCGAATGGCATTCAAgagcacacgcacacgctcagCGTCAGATATGGAGCAGTTGATCCAGGCGGTGGGTGGCAACGTCATGTGTTCTTCGTCGCGTGATACGATCATGTATCAGTCGTCCGTGTTCAACCAGGACATCGGAAAAGTACTGGATGTTTTCTCCGACACGATTCGGCACCCGATCCTGGATGCCACAGAGCTCGGTATGCAGCGCGAAGCAGCCGCCTGGGAAGTATCAGAAATTTGGAGCAAGCCTGAGATGATTCTTCCTGAAATTGTGCATTCCGTGGCGTACCATGAAAACACGCTTGGGCACTCGCTCTTGTGCCCGATCGAGAGCCTAGACGTGATGACCACAGACAATCTGCGTGCTTTTATGCAAGCATGGTACCGCCCCGAGCGTATTGTAGTGGCGGGTGCTGGCATGCCACATAGTGAGCTTGTGGCACTAGCGACCGAGTTCTTTGGTGACATGCATGTTCCGCCGCAAGATCCGATGCTGGAATTACTCGGTAAAGAGCGTGCGCGATACACCGGCGGCGAGTTGGTGCTACCGGACCCTTCGTCAGAATTTACGCATGTATACGTTGCGTATGAAGGTCTGTCGATtcacgacgacgacattTACGCACTTGCAACGCTGCAGATGCTgctgggcggtggcggcaGCTTTAGTGCCGGTGGTCCCGGCAAGGGCATGTACAGCCGTCTCTATACCAACGTCCTGAACCAGTTTTATGCTGTTGACCACTGTGCAAGCTTCCACCATTGTTACGCCGATTCAGGCCTCTTTGGCATTTCGGCGAGTGTGCACCCCAGTTTCAATGCGACGGTGCCGTACGTGATCGCGCGTGAGTTGGAGCTATGTACATCGGGTGCGTATCACGGCAGCATTACGAATGCTGAGCTTTCGCGTGCCAAGAACCAGCTCAAGAGCAGCTTGATGATGGCTCTCGAAAGCCGACTGGTCGAAGTGGAGGATCTGGGCCGCCAAGTGCTGGTCCACGGCAAAAAGATTCATGTGCGCGACATGTGTGCGGCGATTGACCGCGTGGATCTTGCGACACTACACCGTGTAGCAAAGCGTGTGCTCATGAGCGGCAAGCCCAGTACGGTCGTGGTGCAGGGTGCCGAGCTTGAGGGTGTCGGCGATATCCGCAGCTTGCTCTCATCGCGGGGTATGTAG
- a CDS encoding PHD finger domain protein, which produces MPVAEDGTTAPQVMPSSSSSLLLSPSPPINTKPAPRRRAKRRTRRGVSASVCGRTQYALRASASHHASAIMRSGRTLSKGPEAPPPPMPPPSLPRQDVLRSFSTHPAGQLRSRSVRPVWIEGVGRVLLPQDAHREPAIPVYTPNIHRHALIAQWLAGDDDDEPASSSPPQDALHPMMAKSLRERVRSQPYPSRASSAFHDLWIGLDGTRILRGTKQPQPRRRIAWTMRSLLASGLVPNMACHCGFTDEHMEVVSCDSCARWLHLACVGASHVDQLTAHEWVCDDCYNDKAVIAHSPHKGLHAHAQLHSTTLSLAPSPQRLRTPSPPPSSPTPAPAFVDMVTPSRHFAPSTLPDWLPTPTSLLATSPSMMLRTPHTRVHRSLVPDSPTPYTRSAQRTIPWSTPSFSGDTLSDGMGLSSPMPETPTAPSRSRVLGLHRMPHGSPSPSLKSLAPPTLLSWDET; this is translated from the coding sequence ATGCCCGTGGCAGAAGATGGGACGACGGCACCGCAGGtgatgccgtcgtcgtcttcatctCTGCTGCTGTCGCCCTCTCCGCCTATCAACACAAAaccggcgccgcggcgacgtgcgaaGCGCCGGACGCGCCGTGGCGTGAGTGCGAGCGTGTGTGGTCGTACGCAGTACGCCTtacgcgcctcggcctcaCATCATGCCTCGGCCATCATGCGGAGCGGACGTACTCTTTCAAAAGGGCcggaggcgccgccaccgcccatgccgcctcCCTCTCTTCCTCGCCAAGACGTTCTCCGCTCGTTCTCGACACACCCTGCTGGCCAGTTGCGGTCACGCTCCGTGAGGCCTGTGTGGATTGAAGGCGTAGGCCGTGTGCTGCTTCCGCAGGATGCCCACCGCGAGCCTGCCATTCCCGTGTATACTCCCAACATCCACCGCCACGCCCTCATTGCTCAATGGCTCGCgggcgatgacgacgacgagccggcatcgtcgtctcCACCGCAGGACGCACTGCACCCCATGATGGCCAAGAGTCTTCGTGAGCGCGTTCGGAGCCAGCCATACCCATCTCGTGCCTCTTCCGCTTTCCATGACTTGTGGATCGGGCTGGACGGTACCCGCATTTTGCGTGGAACCAAGCAGCCACAGCCCCGGCGCCGCATTGCATGgaccatgcgctcgcttCTTGCGAGTGGCCTCGTACCGAACATGGCATGTCACTGCGGCTTTACTGACGAGCATATGGAAGTCGTCTCATGCGACTCGTGTGCCCGCTGGCTGCATCTCGCGTGTGTCGGCGCAAGTCATGTCGACCAGCTCACGGCACATGAGTGGGTGTGCGATGACTGCTACAATGACAAAGCCGTCATAGCGCATTCGCCACACAAAGGCTTGCATGCACATGCTCAGCTGCACTCTACGACTCTATCGCTCGCACCTAGTCCTCAGCGTTTGCGCACGCCGTCGCCACCACCATCGTCTCCCACCCCCGCTCCTGCATTCGTCGATATGGTGACGCCAAGCCGTCACTttgcgccgtcgacgctcCCCGACTGGCTTCCGACGCCCACGAGCCTGCTCGCGACGTCACCTAGCATGATGCTccgcacgccgcacacACGCGTGCATCGTTCGCTCGTACCCGATTCGCCCACGCCCTACACCCGCAGTGCTCAGCGCACGATACCGTGGTCTACGCCGTCGTTCTCCGGTGATACACTCTCGGATGGCATGGGCCTCAGCAGCCCCATGCCCGAAACGCCCACCGCACCGTCGCGCTCTCGTGTGCTCGGCCTACACAGGATGCCACACGGCTCCCCATCGCCATCTCTCAAGTCCCTAGCACCACCCACTCTCCTGTCCTGGGATGAGACATAA
- a CDS encoding ubiquinol-cytochrome c reductase subunit 9 has product MSLATGFYNLFVRRNSIFVGTIFAGAFGFGIAFDTLTEKWWDMNNKGRQWKDIRDKILASSEDE; this is encoded by the exons ATGTCGCTGGCAACTGGATTCTACAACCTCTTCGTGAGGCGCAACTCGATCTT TGTTGGAACCATCTTTGCCGGTGCTTTCGGCTTCGGCATTGCCTTTGATACGCTCACCGAAAAGTGGTGGGATATGAACAACAAGGGC AGGCAATGGAAGGACATTCGCGACAAG ATTCTCGCTAGCAGCGAAGACGAGTAA
- a CDS encoding tether containing UBX domain for GLUT4 — protein sequence MHPHLDAGTTTPIAVYRPPDRREYATPPPESDDFEPTAAELRAAFSGAIAGRHGPHAPLMTSAMREKYDREHGKSKKQYDFIRIRVRFSDRTQIERTFPHNATILDVYDAVDHVLWEEHDHGTYVLFQSPPRRNFPRTHTTDTLRSLGFAPAAVLSIQWSNPSKNAAHIPAPIKPEYAAQARDMPAPYQASTNIPSVRPSSSDAPSSDAQEARARRKFPKWFKGTGGALSR from the exons ATGCACCCACACCTCGACGCCGGAACGACTACGCCGATCGCTGTATACCGCCCACCGGATCGTCGCGAATACG CCACGCCCCCGCCTGAGTCTGACGACTTCGAACCTACTGCCGCGGAGCTGCGTGCGGCCTTTTCAGGTGCGATTGCCGGGCGGCATGGACCGCATGCACCCCTGATGACTAGTGCCATGCGTGAAAAGTACGACAGGGAGCATGGAAAGTCCAAAAAGCAGTATGATTTCATTCGCATTCGCGTACGATTCTCCGATCGGACGCAGATTGAGCGAACATTCCCTCACAATGCTACGATCCTCGATGTATACGATGCCGTTGACCATGTCTTATGGGAGGAACACGATCACGGCACGTATGTGCTCTTCCAGTCCCCCCCACGTCGCAACTTTCCACGGACACATACGACCGACACACTTCGCTCGCTCGGATTTGCGCCGGCTGCCGTGCTTAGTATTCAATGGTCCAATCCCTCCAAAAATG CTGCTCACATTCCGGCCCCCATTAAGCCAGAgtatgcggcgcaggcgcgcgatATGCCAGCGCCATACCAGGCCAGCACCAACATACCCTCTGTCCGCCCTTCGAGCTCGGATGCCCCATCGTCAGATGCACAGgaggcgcgcgccaggcgAAAGTTTCCCAAG TGGTTCAAGGGCACAGGCGGGGCCCTCTCGAGATAG
- a CDS encoding synaptojanin encodes MHVWLAEAHAQRHTVLVSHFHPRKPSDSSKVVLAFSVADGRCTLTLLEADKIEWSRTRRVASLQGLLGLLPVGQDIFLVGVSSSETVGQILSEQRIYRVSNVSFVCLTRRLQNDAALAQGVPDDAGAPDDPCAAIRKYMTGGSFYFSDGLHDITRRVQSSCCGAPSSDFHAQFLWNAFMLEPIETFRMRLDVHRQRILDQERFFLRVIQGYVGVYQVRACRLAVVSRLSSLRAGTRFHARGIDDEGNAANFVETETVLVAKDLVYSFTQVRGSVPVYWEQQGVQALNARIQITRSGAASWPGFCKHFDQLLHEYQRVFVLDLLGTRDVETLLAHAYIDHLRELDETRPIKYYNFDFHNVSRAVGGMEGVGAELDRLHNVQTQRQYYRYTLCTQGKMLERQSGVFRVNCFDCLDRTNVVEGLLSHAALRDFFHELRRHAQEPVCAQLAADTSLPAALWQAHRDLWAGNGDALSNISTGTGSLNSNFVRTGTRKGLTGLISDAAKSASRLYVNHFQDQTKQVAIDMLLGNRSGQQHVELYDPRYARVSEMMARRWHEYASVHDVQVWVGTYNACAQSPAGIDLSVWLYQTPEPPDVVAVILEEIVPLNAQQMLQSARDEQAAWQRALSTTLHRTGIPYEALRNELLFGTALFVYVKSSLLPHIRRVEGTTKKTGFRGMSGNKGAVAVRFELFDTSICMVGSHLSSGSNNKEERNADYHAIARDLVFTRGRTIDSHDHIFWAGDLNYRIALPSAEDVRDLASRRQLEPLLLHDQLTDVRMSNQAFAGYDEMPIRFPPTYKFDVGSDIYDTSEKLRPPAWTDRVLFKCTRPTLHIHPIAYDCAPIRASDHRPVGASLNVGICTLDTAYRDELYESLVNGMIEQDKKEGESSLARPPPSSDTAQWWNQAHQPPLSPALGDPSVRGNPFEQRDPAPTPTLPTRQAVLSPPPIPPRPGKAP; translated from the coding sequence ATGCACGTATGGCTCGCAGAGGCCCATGCCCAGCGGCATACGGTGCTTGTGTCGCATTTTCATCCAAGAAAGCCCTCGGATAGTTCGAAGGTGGTCTTGGCCTTTAGTGTGGCGGATGGGCGGTGCACTTTGACGCTACTGGAGGCGGACAAAATTGAGTGgtcgaggacgaggcgtgtggcgtcgctgcaggGCCTGCTGGGTTTGCTCCCTGTAGGACAAGACATATTCTTGGTGGGTGTATCGTCTTCCGAAACGGTTGGGCAAATCCTGTCTGAGCAGCGGATCTACCGAGTTAGTAATGTGTCCTTTGTCTGTCTCACACGTCGACTCCAAAACGATGCAGCATTAGCGCAAGGCGTGCCTGATGACGCAGGCGCCCCAGATGATCCATGCGCAGCGATCCGAAAGTACATGACAGGTGGCTCGTTTTACTTTTCCGATGGGCTGCACGACATAACCCGGCGAGTGCAGTCATCGTGCTGTGGCGCGCCATCCAGTGACTTTCACGCCCAGTTCCTGTGGAATGCCTTCATGCTTGAGCCGATTGAAACGTTTCGTATGCGACTCGATGTGCATCGTCAGCGAATTTTGGATCAGGAGCGCTTCTTTTTGCGTGTGATTCAGGGTTACGTTGGTGTGTACCAGGTGCGGGCATGTCGACTCGCCGTGGTAAGTCGCCTGAGTTCACTGCGTGCGGGTACTCGCTTTCATGCGCGCGGTATTGATGACGAAGGCAATGCCGCGAATTTTGTGGAAACGGAGACTGTGTTAGTCGCAAAGGATCTCGTGTATTCGTTCACGCAGGTGCGTGGTTCCGTGCCTGTATACTGGGAACAGCAGGGCGTCCAAGCCCTGAATGCACGAATTCAGATCACTCGCTCTGGTGCAGCATCTTGGCCAGGCTTCTGCAAGCACTTCGACCAGCTCTTGCACGAGTACCAGCGTGTCTTTGTGCTGGACTTGCTGGGCACACGCGATGTCGAGACCCTCTTGGCGCATGCGTACATCGATCACCTCAGGGAACTGGACGAGACGCGCCCGATCAAGTACTACAACTTCGACTTTCACAACGTGTCTCGTGCGGTGGGCGGCATGGAGGGCGTGGGTGCTGAGCTAGATCGCCTGCATAACGTAcagacgcagcggcagTACTATCGGTACACGCTGTGCACGCAAGGCAAGATGTTGGAGCGGCAGTCGGGTGTGTTTCGTGTGAACTGCTTCGACTGCCTGGACCGGACGAATGTGGTCGAGGGGCTGCTGTcacacgcggcgctccgAGACTTTTTtcacgagctgcgtcgacatgcgcaAGAGCCGGTGTgtgcgcagctggccgCTGATACAAGCCTGCCGGCGGCACTGTGGCAGGCGCACCGCGATTTATGGGCCGGCAACGGTGATGCGCTATCGAACATTAGCACGGGCACAGGCTCACTCAATTCCAACTTCGTTCGGACAGGCACACGCAAAGGGCTCACGGGCCTGATCAGCGATGCGGCCAAGAGTGCGAGTCGCCTCTATGTGAACCATTTCCAAGATCAGACGAAGCAGGTGGCGATTGACATGTTGCTGGGCAACCGGAGTGGCCAGCAGCACGTGGAGCTGTATGATCCACGATACGCGCGCGTGTCCGAGATGATGGCGCGCCGATGGCACGAGTACGCCAGTGTGCATGACGTACAGGTGTGGGTCGGCACGTACAATGCGTGTGCACAGTCACCTGCCGGCATAGACCTAAGCGTATGGCTGTACCAGACACCTGAGCCGCCCGATGTGGTGGCTGTGATTCTAGAGGAGATCGTGCCGCTGAATGCACAGCAGATGCTGCAGAGCGCTCGTGACGAGCAGGCAGCCTGGCAGCGTGCCCtcagcacgacgctgcaTCGTACGGGGATCCCGTACGAAGCGCTGCGAAACGAGTTGCTGTTTGGGACGGCGCTCTTTGTCTATGTCAAAAGCAGCTTGTTACCCCACATTCGGCGCGTTGAGGGCACGACAAAAAAGACAGGTTTCCGTGGGATGAGTGGCAACAAGGGTGCTGTTGCCGTGCGCTTCGAGCTGTTCGATACGAGCATCTGCATGGTGGGATCACATCTGTCGTCTGGCAGTAACAACAAGGAGGAACGCAATGCCGACTACCACGCCATTGCCCGCGACTTGGTATTTACCCGTGGCCGGACGATCGATTCGCATGACCACATTTTCTGGGCAGGTGACCTCAACTACCGCATCGCTTTACCGAGTGCCGAAGACGTGCGCGATCTcgcgtcgcggcgccagcTCGAACCGCTTCTGCTGCACGATCAGCTGACAGACGTTCGCATGTCGAATCAAGCCTTTGCAGGCTACGATGAGATGCCGATCCGTTTCCCGCCCACGTACAAATTTGACGTGGGCTCGGACATTTATGACACGTCAGAAAAGCTGCGTCCACCTGCATGGACGGACCGTGTGCTATTCAAGTGTACGCGTCCCACGCTGCATATCCACCCGATTGCGTACGATTGCGCGCCGATTCGTGCGAGTGATCACCGCCCGGTAGGCGCTTCACTCAACGTCGGGATATGTACGCTGGATACGGCGTACCGCGACGAGCTGTACGAGTCGCTCGTGAACGGCATGATCGAGCAGGACAAGAAAGAAGGTGAATCGTCTCTCGCACGGCCCCCGCCCTCGTCCGACACGGCGCAGTGGTGGAACCAGGCCCACCAACCGCCTCTCTCACCTGCACTAGGCGATCCCAGCGTACGTGGTAACCCctttgagcagcgcgaTCCAGCGCCAACGCCGACGCTCCCCACACGCCAGGCAGTGCTCTCGCCGCCTCCGATCCCTCCGCGTCCTGGCAAGGCGCCGTAG
- a CDS encoding NADH dehydrogenase: MDRARRSRTDPSRTSLPLEIMLRFSVRPLARPCTRSTIRMLSTGTPQKASIRGRIWQSRFVRFSVYGVGSIGFTLAALLGGLLVYDSFTYHGLSIQEPIHPSINESVRGGPENRPILLNKEAETGAPRKERLVIVGGGWGAVSLLNRLDPDLFEVTLISPTNYFLFTPLLPAVTVGTVGAGSVTESLRRILQKCQGQFVQGAGRNLYLRDELDSKTRELTDYAPGLLEVEVISDKWDGSIEKPHEVNKDKIVYVPYDKLVVAVGCVSNDFGAKGLEHAHRLKCMHDATQLRKNILENFEMASLPSVSPEERRRLLSFVICGGGPTGVEVAAEIFDLIHEDISKYYPANLPQESSVHLLQYCSHILNTYSEKISEFAEERFRKEHMDVQTNAHVDEITPTHVKFTVTNPLTNEKEVRTLPTGCTVWSAGIKMSDFTHLLSQMLPSQGHPHALKVDAQLRVMGAEPGTMYAVGDASTIDRDVMGYVVDNFAKFDKDLDGKLTLSEFAQFINVLRRKFPIASSNLQNVRKLLNKYDFHGDHQLNSDEVVKLVQDATKDMTSYPPTAQIASQEGRYLANKLNKYGKLKEQGKLPQMSADALDDAIYKPFKFHSLGNIAYLGNAAAFDLPLPEPFKTFFGGIVAMYAWRSVYLSELVSFRTRALVLGDFIKRELWGRDVSWL; encoded by the coding sequence ATGGACCGTGCACGGCGGAGTCGGACCGATCCTTCACGAACCTCCTTACCGCTTGAGATCATGCTTCGTTTCTCGGTAAGGCCGTTGGCGCGACCATGCACGCGCTCAACCATTCGGATGCTCTCTACTGGCACACCGCAGAAAGCGTCTATTCGCGGGCGCATTTGGCAATCGCGTTTCGTGCGTTTCTCTGTGTATGGTGTCGGCTCCATCGGATTTACGCTCGCAGCCTTGTTGGGTGGTTTACTCGTGTACGACTCCTTTACGTACCACGGCTTGTCGATTCAGGAACCGATACATCCTTCCATCAACGAAAgtgtgcgcggcggcccAGAAAATCGTCCCATCCTGCTGAACAAAGAGGCTGAGACAGGGGCACCTCGCAAGGAGCGCCTAGTGATCGTCGGTGGTGGCTGGGGCGCGGTTTCGCTCCTGAATCGCCTGGATCCTGACCTATTTGAAGTCACACTGATCAGTCCAACGAACTATTTCCTCTTCACGCCCCTCTTACCCGCAGTGACCGTGGGCACTGTCGGTGCCGGCTCCGTCACCGAGTCGCTACGCCGTATCCTGCAAAAGTGCCAAGGTCAATTCGTGCAAGGTGCTGGACGGAACTTGTATCTCCGTGATGAATTGGATAGCAAGACCCGCGAGCTGACGGACTATGCGCCCGGCCTGCTGGAAGTCGAGGTGATTTCGGACAAATGGGACGGCTCAATTGAGAAGCCGCACGAAGTGAACAAGGACAAGATCGTGTATGTGCCATACGACAAGCTTGTGGTGGCTGTGGGCTGCGTTTCGAACGACTTTGGCGCCAAGGGTCTCGAACATGCGCACCGCTTGAAGTgcatgcacgacgccacACAATTGCGCAAGAACATCCTCGAGAACTTTGAGATGGCTTCGCTACCAAGTGTGTCACCTGAAGAGCGGCGGCGTCTGCTCTCATTTGTAATTTGCGGCGGTGGACCGACCGGTGTTGAAGTGGCTGCCGAGATCTTTGATCTGATCCACGAAGATATAAGCAAGTACTACCCCGCCAACCTTCCACAGGAATCCAGCGTTCACCTTCTACAGTATTGCTCGCACATTCTCAACACGTATTCGGAGAAGATTTCAGAATTTGCCGAAGAGCGATTCCGCAAGGAACACATGGATGTGCAGACCAACgcacacgtcgacgaaATCACGCCGACGCATGTCAAATTTACGGTGACGAATCCATTGACGAACGAGAAGGAAGTCCGCACGCTGCCAACAGGCTGCACAGTATGGTCGGCCGGTATCAAGATGTCCGACTTTACGCATCTGCTATCGCAGATGCTGCCGAGCCAAGGACACCCGCATGCGCTCAAGGTTGATGCTCAGTTGCGAGTCATGGGCGCAGAGCCTGGCACTATGTACGCTGTTGGAGATGCATCGACGATTGACCGCGATGTCATGGGCTATGTGGTGGATAACTTTGCCAAGTTTGACAAGGATTTGGACGGCAAGTTGACTCTGTCAGAATTCGCCCAGTTCATCAacgtcctgcgccgcaaGTTCCCTATTGCCAGCTCTAACCTACAGAATGTCCGCAAACTGTTGAACAAGTACGACTTTCACGGTGACCACCAACTGAACTCAGACGAAGTTGTCAAGCTTGTGCAGGACGCGACCAAGGACATGACGTCGTACCCACCGACTGCACAGATTGCTTCACAAGAAGGACGCTATCTGGCCAACAAGCTGAACAAATACGGCAAGCTCAAGGAGCAGGGAAAGCTGCCTCAGATGAGTGCGGATGCTCTCGATGATGCGATCTACAAGCCGTTCAAGTTCCACAGCCTGGGCAATATTGCGTACCTGGGTAATGCGGCCGCCTTCGACTTGCCTCTGCCTGAGCCATTCAAGACGTTCTTTGGTGGCATTGTCGCCATGTACGCTTGGCGCAGTGTCTACCTCTCGGAGCTGGTCTCGTTCCGCACGCGTGCCTTGGTGCTCGGCGACTTTATTAAACGAGAGCTGTGGGGCCGCGACGTGTCGTGGCTGTAA
- a CDS encoding amino acid transporter: MSCKEEVPEKMEPVPTPAEQDIITDTMIMDPDSGVKRGLKNRHLSMMALAGIIGPGLLVGAGGALSSGGPASLIIGFGVVGIIAYSVMQSLGELTTMFPSGGGFLQLADRFVDRAFGFIVGWNYFIVWAAVLANEYNVITSVLVFWSDKVPQWGYFLIFWFFFMGFQMLGVESFGEAEFWLALVKILGLAAYFIFSIVYVSGGVNHDAVGFRYWHDPGAFGGHGFRGVASVFIFCATFYAGIESVAVAATETRNPRKAVPSAIGQVVWRILFVYLGSAFFFGITCPSNANGLISEDGALQSPMTIAIQYAGWQGGVHLINAFVFVTCLSAVNSSIYIGSRTVLYMAQNQKAFKFLGYTNRRGVPVFAVILINAVGAISMMNVSTGASRAYQYIINLSGVSTFLVWTFIIFMHFRFRRAMQVQGRSLDELPFRALLYPWVAIFGFILSIFLALVQGWKSFSPFDFGDFADAYILLPVSLVGYIGYKLLFRTKFWRAHEIDLDVGRRQDLDSFSTFGSMDSTQGDDVIQEQKPIHS, from the coding sequence ATGTCGTGTAAGGAAGAAGTTCCTGAGAAAATGGAACCAGTACCTACACCTGCTGAACAGGATATTATTACGGATACGATGATCATGGATCCCGACTCGGGTGTCAAGCGTGGTCTAAAAAACCGGCATCTTAGTATGATGGCCCTAGCCGGCATCATTGGTCCTGGTCTACTTGTGGGTGCAGGCGGTGCACTTTCATCCGGTGGACCTGCCTCCCTCATTATTGGTTTTGGGGTGGTCGGTATCATCGCATACTCGGTGATGCAGAGTTTAGGAGAGCTGACCACGATGTTTCCCAGCGGTGGTGGTTTCCTACAACTTGCCGATCGTTTTGTGGATCGTGCCTTTGGCTTTATTGTGGGATGGAACTACTTTATCGTCTGGGCTGCGGTGCTGGCCAACGAATACAATGTGATCACCTCTGTTCTTGTGTTTTGGAGCGATAAAGTGCCTCAGTGGGGCTACTTTCTCATTTTCTGGTTTTTCTTCATGGGATTCCAGATGCTGGGTGTAGAGAGCTTCGGAGAGGCTGAGTTCTGGCTCGCTCTCGTCAAGATTCTGGGGCTGGCTGCATACTTTATCTTCTCGATTGTGTACGTGTCAGGGGGCGTGAATCACGACGCCGTTGGTTTCCGGTACTGGCACGATCCCGGGGCTTTTGGTGGACATGGATTTAGGGGCGTTGCTAGTGTGTTTATTTTCTGTGCCACCTTTTATGCAGGGATTGAGTCGGTCGCCGTGGCAGCCACAGAAACGCGCAATCCCCGAAAGGCGGTTCCCAGCGCCATCGGCCAGGTCGTGTGGCGCATTTTATTTGTGTACCTGGGCAGTGCCTTTTTCTTCGGTATTACGTGCCCCTCGAATGCCAATGGGCTCATCTCAGAAGACGGAGCTTTGCAAAGTCCCATGACGATTGCGATCCAGTACGCCGGGTGGCAAGGTGGTGTGCATCTCATTAATGCCTTTGTGTTTGTGACGTGTTTGTCGGCAGTCAACAGTTCGATCTACATTGGCTCGCGAACGGTACTGTATATGGCTCAGAATCAAAAAGCTTTCAAGTTTCTGGGATATACGAACCGACGTGGTGTGCCTGTGTTCGCTGTGATTCTCATTAATGCTGTTGGTGCCATCTCCATGATGAATGTGAGCACAGGCGCAAGTAGAGCATACCAGTACATCATCAACCTGTCTGGTGTGTCGACTTTCCTGGTCTGGACCTTCATCATATTTATGCATTTTCGATTCCGACGGGCCATGCAGGTACAGGGCCGCAGTCTGGATGAATTGCCATTCCGAGCGCTTTTGTATCCATGGGTGGCCATCTTTGGCTTCATCCTAAGTATATTCTTGGCGCTTGTGCAAGGCTGGAAGTCCTTCTCTCCCTTTGACTTTGGTGATTTTGCTGATGCCTATATTTTACTACCAGTATCGCTTGTCGGGTACATTGGATACAAGCTCCTGTTCCGCACTAAATTTTGGCGCGCACACGAAATCGATCTTGACGTGGGTCGTCGGCAGGACCTCGACTCCTTCTCTACCTTTGGCAGCATGGACTCCACTCAGGGTGATGATGTGATTCAAGAGCAAAAACCGATTCATTCATAA